The following proteins are encoded in a genomic region of Lytechinus variegatus isolate NC3 chromosome 7, Lvar_3.0, whole genome shotgun sequence:
- the LOC121418700 gene encoding elongation factor 1-gamma-like, producing the protein MASGTLYTYPENTRAYKIQIAAGYSGTQLTVVQDPPAFKLGETNKSAEFLKKFPLGKVPAFENGSGTTLFESNAIAYYVSNEQLRGTDDLSRAQVQMFVNLADNEIEPAASTWVFPTLGVVQYNKQQTEKAKESLKAVLSFLNEYLKTRTFLVGERVTLADISVGCQLLLAYRQVFDVNYRKAFVHLNRWFVTFINQPEVKAVIGEVTLCEKMAQFDAKKYAELSGGGGSGKKEKKQKEQPKKAEKKPEKKAKKEVVEEDEELPPPPKKVDPFEDCPKSDFDMDAWKRCYSNNDTNTVALPYFWEKFDREGYSIWHCEYFPLSYLADNMVFQTCNLVSGFYQRVDKMMKHAFGVMLIFGEDKSTQVQGVFFWKGKSLIFDRNPDWAVDSPSYKWTKLDPDAEETKEMVKKFFNGEGDFGDLTVNQAKVFK; encoded by the exons ATGGCTTCCGGG ACTTTGTACACCTATCCCGAAAATACTCGGGCATACAAGATCCAGATCGCTGCTGGTTACAGCGGTACACAGCTGACCGTTGTGCAGGACCCACCGGCTTTCAAGCTTGGCGAGACCAACAAGTCAGCCGAGTTCCTGAAGAAATTCCCGTTGGGAAAG gtCCCAGCCTTTGAGAATGGAAGTGGAACAACATTGTTTGAGAGTAATGCTATTGCATACTATG TGAGCAATGAACAGCTGAGGGGTACTGATGATTTGTCAAGAGCTCAGGTTCAGATGTTTGTCAACCTAGCTGATAACGAGATTGAGCCGGCTGCCAGCACATGGGTTTTCCCAACATTGGGTGTAGTACAGTACAACAAACAG CAAACAGAGAAGGCAAAGGAGTCATTGAAAGCTGTTCTTAGTTTCCTCAACGAGTACCTCAAGACAAGGACATTCCTGGTTGGTGAAAGGGTCACCCTTGCTGATATCAGTGTAGGATGTCAGCTACTCCTGGCATACAGACAG GTGTTCGATGTAAACTATCGCAAGGCCTTTGTCCATCTGAATAGGTGGTTTGTCACATTCATCAACCAACCAGAGGTCAAAGCAGTCATTGGAGAAGTCACACTTTGTGAGAAAATGGCACAATTTGATG CCAAGAAATATGCTGAGCTATCTGGTGGTGGTGGTTCCGGTAAGAAGGAAAAGAAGCAGAAGGAACAGCCCAAGAAAGCCGAGAAGAAGCCTGAGAAGAAGGCCAAGAAAGAAGTAGTAGAAGAGGATGAAGAACTTCCTCCACCTCCTAAGAAGGTTGATCCATTTGAAGACTGCCCAAAGAG TGACTTTGACATGGATGCATGGAAGAGATGCTACTCCAACAACGACACAAACACCGTTGCATTGCCTTATTTCTGGGAGAAGTTTGACAGAGAAGGTTACAGCATCTGGCATTGCGAGTACTTTCCATTATCATACCTTGCAGACAACATGGTCTTCCAGACCTGCAATCTAGTATCAG gatTTTACCAGCGTGTAGATAAGATGATGAAGCACGCGTTTGGTGTCATGCTTATCTTTGGAGAGGACAAAAGCACCCAAGTACAAGGTGTCTTTTTCTGGAAGGGAAAATCTCTAATCTTTGAT AGGAATCCAGACTGGGCGGTGGACTCCCCCTCATACAAATGGACCAAACTAGACCCTGATGCAGAAGAGACAAAGGAGATGGTAAAAAAGTTCTTTAACGGGGAAGGAGACTTTGGGGATCTCACGGTCAACCAGGCGAAGGTCTTTAAGTGA